A stretch of DNA from Dokdonia sp. PRO95:
AGAATATATAAGATCACAAGATGCCATTCCTGGTTTCTTGGGGCTATATGATTTCCCTAACACCTTATGCATGAGTCCTAATGAGCAAGTTGTACATGGTATCCCAAATGACAAACCTCTTATAGAAGGTGACATTATATCTATAGATTGTGGTGCTATAAAAAATGGATTTTATGGTGATCACGCTTATACGTTTGAGGTAGGAGAAGTAAGCACTGAAGTAAAGAAATTACTTGAAGTCACTAAGCAATCTCTTTATGTAGGTATAGAGCAGCTTAAAGTAGGAAATCGCGTAGGTGACGTAGGGTATGCTATTCAGAAATTTACCGAAGACCACGGTTATGGTGTAGTGCGCGAACTCGTAGGTCACGGTCTAGGAACTACCATGCATGAAGATCCAGAAATGCCTAACTACGGTAAACGTGGACGCGGTAAAAAATTTATAGAAGGTATGGTAGTAGCCATCGAGCCTATGACTAATATGGGAACTCGCAATATCACACAGCACAATGACGGCTGGACGATAACTACACGCGACAATAAACCAAGTGCCCACTTTGAGCATGATGTTGCTATATTAGATGGTAAACCTGAATTATTATCCACTTTTGCATACATCTACAAGGCCTTAGGGATTGAGAGCGATGAGGAAAGTCCTTTTCGTCAGCAAGCATTAGTGCTGTAACTAGTGAAAAAGCTTTTCAAATTTTTCTTAAATGCCATTCCGCGACCTTTGTTAATAAGGGCTAGTTATGTGGTGAGACCAATTATGGCTACCTTTTTAAAAGGTGTCCGTTACGAAGACCCTATTGACAGAAAAACATTTAAGAAATTTTTACCGTACGGTTATGGTACGCCAAGAGAGAATGTCCTGTCTCCATCTACACTTTCACTCGAACGTCACAGACTTTTGTGGCTATGGTTACAACGAGAAACAGATTTCTTTACCTCCCCTAGAAAAGTGTTGCATTTTGCTCCAGAGCAAGCATTTTATAAACGCTTTCGCGAAAGCGCACACCTAGATTACACCACTACAGATTTAAACTCTCCACTAGCAGATGTAAAAGCAGATATATGTGATTTGCCTTTCGGCGAAAATAGTTATGATCTCATATTCTGTAATCATGTATTAGAGCATATCCCAGATGACACTAAAGCCATGCAAGAATTATATCGCGTATTAAGACCAGGTGGGATGGCTATTTTACAAATACCGCAAGAACTTGATAGAGCCCTAACTTTTGAGGATGACACCATCACAGATCGTGAAGAACGCGCTAAAATATTTGGACAATATGACCATGTACGTGTCTATGGTCGTGACTACTTTGACAAACTAAGAAGCATAGGATTTAAAGTAGATGAAGTAGATTATACAAACACCTTATCTCAAGATGAAGTAGATCGCTATAGACTAGCTCAAGGAGAGATATTACCAGTTTGTTATAAATAATCGTATTTTCATGCTTTGCTAACTAATCTAACCCAATGGGACATCAAGCTAAAGCAATTTATTTGTTACTCTTTTTTAGCTTTTACGTCTCGTTTGGACAAACTTCAAATGACTGTATAAATGCCATACAAGTATGTGGCAGTTTACAATTAGGTATAGAACCTGCGGGAGTGGGATTTGACGAATTCTCAGAATCTGCTAATACTCCCCCACCTTGTTTTTTTGGTCTTTCTGACACAATCTGGCTAAGTTTTACATTTACATCTGACGGCACATTTGGTTTTACCATCACCCCTACTAACAATACAGATGACTATGATTTTGCTGTTTATGGCCCCACAGATGATTGTAGCTCACTAGGTGATGCCATAAGGTGCTCTACTACAAACCCACGAGCTGCAGGAGTAAGTGCAGCCACAGGGTTATCTCTAGCAGAACCTAATGATGATATATCAGAGGGACCAGGAGCAGATGGCGATGGTTTTTTAAGCGGTCTAAATGTTCTCGCTGGTCAGACATATTATGTTTTAATTGATCGTGCAATAGGTAATCAAAGTTTTGATATTGAAACTACAGGAACCTCACAATTACCTGAAACTCCAACTATAAATCCAATCCAAAATCAAGAGTTATGTGATCTTGACGGTCCTGTAGACGAGAAAACAAGATTTGACCTTGCTTCACTCATTCCATCGATAAATAATCAAAACAATGTAGCTGTGACATTTCATGAAACTTTGGATAATGTAAGCACAGGTGCAGATCCTATTGAATTAGATTATGTCAACATAGCTAACCCACAAACGCTTTATTATCGTGTAGAAAACACCCTCACAGGCTGTTTCAATATTGATGAATTTGATTTATCTGTAGCTATACCATTTGATGTGACCTTACCTCAAGACTTACAAATTTGCACTAACGATGCGCAACCTATAATACTTACTACAGAAGCTAATTATGCTTTCTACGAATGGAGTAATGGTCAATCTGGAGAAAATCTCAATGAAATCACAGTTAATGCTCCTGGAACTTATAGCGTTAATATAACAGATATCAGTGGTTGTAGAGCCACACAGAGCACTACGATTGTTGGAAGTTCCATAGCAAATATCACAGAGATATCAGTTACTAGTTTTGCACAGAATAATAATACCGCCATAGTAAATACAGAAGGTTTAGGTGAATATGAGTATGCAATTGACGTGCCAAGCAACTTCCAAGACAGCAATACTTTTACAGGACTAACTAACGGTTATTATAACTTTTATGTAAGAGATAAAAAGGGATGTGGCACCAGCACAGAAAGACAACTCATTTTAGATTATCCTCGCTACTTCACACCTAATGGTGATGGATATCATGATAAGTGGAAAATAATAGGCATTGGCGATATAGAAGATATAGCATCCATATACATATTTGACCGATACGGCAAATTATTAAAGCAGCTATCTCCGCAATCCAGTGGATGGGATGGAACGTACAGAGGGAAGCTACTTCCTTCTAGTGATTATTGGTTTTTATTAAAGTTTAATAACCGAGAAGACGTTGCTGGACATTTTCTATTAAAACGTTAATCTTGTATATATTTACTAAACCCTAGAGTCATAAAAACTCCTCCATCATACACGAGGTAAGCTTCTATATTTTGACCTTTTAAGGCCTCTTTTGAGCGCTCAAGCCCCATTGCCATACAAGAAGTTGCCCAAGCATCTGCCGTGGCACAATCATCTGCAATAATGGTTGCACTGAGCACATCACTACGCTCTGCAGAACCCGTAAGTGGGTTTATGGTATGTACGTATTGTTTACCCGTAGCTTCGTCAACGCGATTCTTTCGGTAATTTCCAGAGCCAGCCATCGCCTTGTTTGTAAGGTTTACGAGAACTGATGCCGTTCTGTCTGTCACTTTAGAATCTAGATTTTCTATTCCTACTGTCCAGCGTTGTTCTTTATTAAGGTTGGTCCCTGCGGCCACTATCTCTCCACCTATATCTACGAGGTAGTTATTAAACCCCTTTGAACCCATATAAGCTGCCACTCTATCTACTCCATACCCTTTTGCGATAGCATTAAAGTCAAAATAAATAGTTGAAGCGGTCTTGCTTATCGTTCCATCTTCTTGTAATTGTACTTTACTCCAACCTACATACTGCATTAATGAGTCTAATGTAGGCCCATCTAATGTTTCTAAGGCCTCTGTATCCCCAAAACCGTACGCATTGCGCAATGTGCCTACTGTAGGATCAAAGTAGTCTGATGTGACTTTATTTAGCTTTCGCGAAAGCGTAAATACATCCTTAAACATAGCATCTACAACAACGGTAGTATCGCCTCTATTTATTTTTGAGATATCACTTTCCGGAATGTACGTGCTTAGTGACTGGTTTACCACTGCTACCACAGAGTCTATACCCTTTTTAATTTGTGGAGCCTCTGCTACCTCTCCAAAGTATTTTACTCCATAACTAGTGCCAAAAGCGTTGCCTGCGATTGTAATCTCGTCTGGGGTTTGTGACTGTTTACAAGCTAGAAAACTTACAGCAATAAGAAATGATAGAAGTATGCGCATTATTGTATCTCTTGAAGTCCGTTATAAATCTCTCTGTAAGCCGAATCTTTTTCGACCGGTTTTTGATAATTGTCTCCGTGACCTAGTCCTACCCCAGCATAAAATGTACGTGCTTCAAACTTGAGTGCGTGATCACGCATTTTTATCATAAAAGCTTCATCATACACATTTGCATCTTCTGGAAATGTACGCGCTCTTACGATTACAAAATGTAATTTTTTATCCTTGAGAGCCACAAACTGCGGGTCCTTTTTAAGCTTAGAATTTACTGCCATAAACTCAAAGCCTTGACTCTTTAAATCTTCTCCTACGATATTCATCGCAAGGTTGTGAAGCTCTTGTTCTGTAAGAAGTTCTGCCATATTACAAAGATAATATTCACAGTTAACTGTACCTAACTGCAGCATAGTTTTGAAAGTAACAATATATCTAAAAACACAAAACCCGATACATTGCTGTATCGGGTTTTTAGGTTTTCGCGAAAGCGAAATTATATACTATCCTCCAAAGTCATCAAAACGGATGTTCTCATCTGGAATTCCATAATCTTCTCCCATTTTCTGAACAGCGTTGTTCATAAGTGGAGGACCACAGAAATAAAGTTCGATATCTTCTGGTGACTCGTGCTTACTTAAGTACTGGTCTATTACTACCTGGTGAATGAAACCTACAAAACCGTCTCCTTCTCCATCTGTAGAGTCTTTTACTTGCCAGTTATCTTCTTCCATAGGCTCAGAAAGCGCTAGATAGAATTTAAAATTAGGGAATTCTCTCTCTAACTCACGGAAATGCTCTAAGTAGAATAACTCACGCTTAGAACGTCCTCCATACCAGTAAGTAACCGTACGTCCCGTCTTAAGGGTTTTGAAAAGGTGATACAGGTGTGAACGCATAGGTGCCATTCCTGCTCCTCCTCCTACGTAAAGCATTTCTGCTTCAGATTCATTTATGAAGAATTCTCCATAAGGCCCAGAGATTACTACTTTATCACCTGGCTTTTGTGCAAATATGTATGATGATGCAACCCCAGGGTTTACATCCATCCATTGGTTTTTAGCACGATCCCACGGCGGCGTAGCAATACGCACGTTAAGCATAATCTCGCGTCCCTCTGCTGGGAAAGAAGCCATAGAGTATGCACGCTCTACAGTCTCATTATTTTTCATTGTAAGTGGCCATAGACCAAACTTATCCCACTCTGCTTGAAACTTATCTGGTGTTTCGTGCTCTTCTGGGTGAGCAGTGATATCTATATCCTTGTAGTTAATCGTACACTCAGGGATTTCAATCTGGATATATCCTCCAGCTTTATACCCCATATCTTCTGGTATCTCAACTACAAATTCTTTAATGAATGATGCTACGTTATAGTTACGTACAACTGTTGCATCCCATTTCTTAATTCCAAAAACTTCTTCTGGAATCGTGATATTCATAT
This window harbors:
- the map gene encoding type I methionyl aminopeptidase — its product is MAIIQKTREEIELMRESALVVSRTLGMLAAEVKPGVTTLYLDKLAEEYIRSQDAIPGFLGLYDFPNTLCMSPNEQVVHGIPNDKPLIEGDIISIDCGAIKNGFYGDHAYTFEVGEVSTEVKKLLEVTKQSLYVGIEQLKVGNRVGDVGYAIQKFTEDHGYGVVRELVGHGLGTTMHEDPEMPNYGKRGRGKKFIEGMVVAIEPMTNMGTRNITQHNDGWTITTRDNKPSAHFEHDVAILDGKPELLSTFAYIYKALGIESDEESPFRQQALVL
- a CDS encoding class I SAM-dependent methyltransferase, which produces MKKLFKFFLNAIPRPLLIRASYVVRPIMATFLKGVRYEDPIDRKTFKKFLPYGYGTPRENVLSPSTLSLERHRLLWLWLQRETDFFTSPRKVLHFAPEQAFYKRFRESAHLDYTTTDLNSPLADVKADICDLPFGENSYDLIFCNHVLEHIPDDTKAMQELYRVLRPGGMAILQIPQELDRALTFEDDTITDREERAKIFGQYDHVRVYGRDYFDKLRSIGFKVDEVDYTNTLSQDEVDRYRLAQGEILPVCYK
- a CDS encoding T9SS type B sorting domain-containing protein, whose amino-acid sequence is MGHQAKAIYLLLFFSFYVSFGQTSNDCINAIQVCGSLQLGIEPAGVGFDEFSESANTPPPCFFGLSDTIWLSFTFTSDGTFGFTITPTNNTDDYDFAVYGPTDDCSSLGDAIRCSTTNPRAAGVSAATGLSLAEPNDDISEGPGADGDGFLSGLNVLAGQTYYVLIDRAIGNQSFDIETTGTSQLPETPTINPIQNQELCDLDGPVDEKTRFDLASLIPSINNQNNVAVTFHETLDNVSTGADPIELDYVNIANPQTLYYRVENTLTGCFNIDEFDLSVAIPFDVTLPQDLQICTNDAQPIILTTEANYAFYEWSNGQSGENLNEITVNAPGTYSVNITDISGCRATQSTTIVGSSIANITEISVTSFAQNNNTAIVNTEGLGEYEYAIDVPSNFQDSNTFTGLTNGYYNFYVRDKKGCGTSTERQLILDYPRYFTPNGDGYHDKWKIIGIGDIEDIASIYIFDRYGKLLKQLSPQSSGWDGTYRGKLLPSSDYWFLLKFNNREDVAGHFLLKR
- a CDS encoding FAD:protein FMN transferase is translated as MRILLSFLIAVSFLACKQSQTPDEITIAGNAFGTSYGVKYFGEVAEAPQIKKGIDSVVAVVNQSLSTYIPESDISKINRGDTTVVVDAMFKDVFTLSRKLNKVTSDYFDPTVGTLRNAYGFGDTEALETLDGPTLDSLMQYVGWSKVQLQEDGTISKTASTIYFDFNAIAKGYGVDRVAAYMGSKGFNNYLVDIGGEIVAAGTNLNKEQRWTVGIENLDSKVTDRTASVLVNLTNKAMAGSGNYRKNRVDEATGKQYVHTINPLTGSAERSDVLSATIIADDCATADAWATSCMAMGLERSKEALKGQNIEAYLVYDGGVFMTLGFSKYIQD
- the nqrF gene encoding NADH:ubiquinone reductase (Na(+)-transporting) subunit F, whose translation is MLLAASMSGVVIATIAAFLVLTLILVGLLLFTKQKLSPSGPVTITINGEKEVEVASGGTLLSTLGNNKIFLPSACGGGGTCIQCECHVLEGGGEALPTETPHFSRKELAHGARLACQVKVKQNMNITIPEEVFGIKKWDATVVRNYNVASFIKEFVVEIPEDMGYKAGGYIQIEIPECTINYKDIDITAHPEEHETPDKFQAEWDKFGLWPLTMKNNETVERAYSMASFPAEGREIMLNVRIATPPWDRAKNQWMDVNPGVASSYIFAQKPGDKVVISGPYGEFFINESEAEMLYVGGGAGMAPMRSHLYHLFKTLKTGRTVTYWYGGRSKRELFYLEHFRELEREFPNFKFYLALSEPMEEDNWQVKDSTDGEGDGFVGFIHQVVIDQYLSKHESPEDIELYFCGPPLMNNAVQKMGEDYGIPDENIRFDDFGG